The Cryptococcus gattii WM276 chromosome B, complete sequence genome has a segment encoding these proteins:
- a CDS encoding 2-oxoglutarate metabolism-related protein, putative (Similar to TIGR gene model, INSD accession AAW41798.1) — MIRTSSRAIASSSTAALRRSSLRSISLARNVSKTQISRIALQPGANLVFRSSFHSSSLLLAETVKVPQMAESITEGTLKQWSKQVGDFVKQDEEIATIETDKIDVSVNAPVSGTITELLAEEDSTVTVGQDLLKIEPGEGGAQSSESKPQAKSEPKNAEEGNKDEAAPAAQKEKGAGEEALAKHEEKAPKLDKSEAEKPAPKKQEKPAPKQEPQPEKTAGSRNETRVKMSRMRQTIAQRLKASQNAAASLTTFNEIDMSSLMEFRKLYKDGILKNEGVKLGFMSAFAKASCLALKEIPAANASIEGDSIVYRDYVDLSVAVATPKGLVTPVVRNAESMGLVEIEKAIADLGKKARDNKLSIEDMSGGTFTISNGGVFGSLYGTPIINLPQAAVLGMHTIKEKPVVVNGQIVIRPIMVVALTYDHRLLDGREAVTFLVRIKEYIEDSRRMLLPSPI; from the exons ATGATCAGGACATCCTCCCGCGCCATcgcttcctcttccactgCTGCCCTTAGACGCTCAAGTCTTAGGTCCATCTCTCTCGCCAGAAATGTCTCCAAAACTCAAAT CTCTCGCATTGCTCTTCAACCTGGGGCCAACCTTGTTTTCCGTTCCAGTTTCCactcttcatctcttctcctcg CAGAGACCGTTAAGGTTCCACAAATG GCTGAGTCCATTACGGAAGGTACTCTGAAACAATGGAGCAAGCAAGTGGGCGATTTTGTCAAGCAAGACGAGGAGATTGCTACCATTGAGACCGACAAG ATTGATGTCTCTGTTAACGCTCCCGTTTCTGGTACTATCACTGAACTCCTTGCCGAAGAGGATTCCACCGTCACTGTTGGCCAAGATCTTTTGAAGATTGAACCAGGAGAAGGTGGCGCTCAGTCTTCAGAGTCCAAGCCTCAAGCCAAATCTGAGCCAAAGAACGCTGAAGAGGGCAACAAGGACGAAGCGGCCCCTGCCGCAcagaaagagaagggaGCTGGTGAGGAAGCACTCGCCAAGCATGAGGAAAAGGCACCCAAGCTGGATAAGAGTGAGGCCGAGAAGCCCGCTCCCAAGAAGCAGGAGAAGCCTGCCCCTAAACAGGAGCCTCAACCTGAGAAGACCGCTGGAAGCAGAAACGAGACCAGG GTTAAGATGTCCCGAATGCGACAGACTATTGCCCAACGTCTCAAGGCGTCCCAAAATGCGGCCGCTTCCCTTACTACCTTTAACGAAATTGATATGTCTTCCCTTATGGAATTCCGAAAACTCTACAAGGATGGCATCCTGAAGAACGAGGGTGTCAAGCTTGGTTTCATGTCTGCTTTCGCCAAGGCCTCTTGTCTTGCCCTCAAGGAAATTCCCGCCGCTAATGCTAGCATTGAGGGCGACTCTATCGTTTACAGGGATTATGTTGACTTGTCTGTCGCCGTCGCCACGCCCAAGGGTTTGGTGACCCCTGTCGTTAGGAATGCGGAGAGCATGGGTCTCGTCGAGATTGAGAAGGCGATTGCTGACTTGGGTAAGAAG GCTCGAGACAACAAGCTTAGCATCGAGGACATGTCCGGAGGTACCTTCACCATCTCCAACGGTGGCGTCTTCGGTTCTCTTTACGGTACACCCAT TATCAACTTGCCTCAAGCTGCCGTGCTTGGTATGCACACTATCAAGGAGAAACCTGTGGTGGTGAATGGCCAAATCGTAATCCGACCTATCATGGTTGTTGCTCTTACCTACGACCACCGATTACTCGACGGCCGGGAAGCCGTCACTTTCCTCG TTCGTATTAAGGAATATATTGAGGATTCCAGGAGGATGTTGCTTCCCTCACCTATCTAA
- a CDS encoding uncharacterized protein (Similar to TIGR gene model, INSD accession AAW41797.1), with protein sequence MSSTASAAQSASTSSFVTSLIVNSALAGGELAAFIGLRRWLKAIYEPRTYIPPKDAQAPALGKHIFYPLWQIIISDPQEILHKNGVDPYMFVRFLTMMAKATIPIWLLSWIILLPVDTANSHVLGKSGLDRFTFGNISKDKTSRYWAHLIMVYIFDFWIMWLAWVEMRHWLDVRQRHLIKPSHSKLAQANTVLVTGIPKHLLSEEKLTQLFSYLPGGVKRIWLNRDLKAMPEIHDRRNYALQKLESAQVDLIKYALKYKLSREKKIKKLEKKSKPIPETLSGPVNPQMISNSLNNTTQTAANVDDSIDLSNIESGHGAQQVFTSSSDLGLADQLVPRSKRPTHRIKPKWAPFGLGFLGIGQKVDTIEWGRKEIAYCTAELARGREQLQKDIESPGIDHDKYPPLNSAFIHFNQQIAAHMAVQCLAHNQPYAMNNRYIEQSPANVIWRNLSLNQYERNVRLAISWAATFGLILLWATPVAFIGALSNVTTLTEKYHWLSWINGSSFGKKVLQGVISGILPPVLLALLMQMVPFILRQLAAFEGIPSRTEVEINLMTRYFLFLVIHTFFIVTLASGLISAVQQFTDNPGSAATTLATQMPTASTFFITLILTQFTGTMGTLLRVVNLLLYYVRIILLGGSPRSVFTSRYRLNRPQFGETFPSITVYVVIMIAYCVISPIINGFSAAFFVFATLVYKYLYIWVIDQPPSQDTGGMFFPKAITHVFVGLYVQEICLAAMFFLVRNDDGKATSVPQGALMVVLIVITIAIQYTIVVAYSPLKSSLPLSLARYSFGMPNNNLDEKSASESADIGEQSSLQMSTSREPLVSKILHHRRVKEGLLKGHKGFNSSLGKLSSLGTERPSEETTLAERDIGAGPDGNDIELGVQSTSRDDQTGEMPTPCAATIPGPPISRIPSRAVSTTAPSGNEEQYFAVPGGPGVLMRKLDDGNDPNAFFHPATKEPQRIVWLPQDELCLCEAELQMNEREGIHSSHRGAWLDNNGKVHISGPPPDDI encoded by the exons ATGTC GAGCACGGCTTCTGCTGCGCAGTCAGCTTCCACCTCGTCCTTCGTCACATCTCTCATTGTGAACTCTGCTTTAGCGGGAGGAGAACTGGCTGCATTTATCGGACTCAGAAGATGGCTCAAAGCGAT ATATGAGCCCAGGACTTATATCCCCCCGAAGGATGCCCAGGCCCCTGCCTTAGGGAAACATATATTTTATCCTCTTTGGCAAATCATCATCT CCGATCCCCAGGAAATTCTACACAAAAATGGTGTGGATCCGTACATGTTCGTTAGGTTCCTGACAATGATGGCCAAAGCTACGATCCCGATTTGGCTTTTATCTTGGattatccttcttcctgtAGACACAGCCAACTCTCACGTACTGGGCAAGTCAGGCTTGGACCGTTTTACCTTCGGAAATATATCGAAAGACAAAACCTCAAGATATTGGGCCCATCTTATCATGGTCTACATCTTTGATT TTTGGATCATGTGGCTAGCATGGGTGGAAATGAGACATTGGCTTGACGTCAGACAACGTCATCTAATAAAACCAAGTCATTCGAAGCTCGCCCAAGCGAACACGGTCCTTGTCACTGGCATTCCAAAGCACTTACTGTCTGAAGAGAAGCTCACACAGTTGTTCTCCTACCTTCCAGGCGGAGTTAAGAGGATATGGCTGAACAG GGACCTGAAGGCGATGCCAGAAATTCATGATCGCAGAAACTATGCTTTGCAAAAGCTCGAGTCTGCACAGGTCGATCTCATAAAATATGCTCTGAAGTATAAACTCTCTAgagaaaagaagatcaagaaaCTGGAGAAGAAATCAAAGCCAATCCCCGAGACCCTCAGTGGCCCAGTCAATCCTCAGATGATCTCAAATTCCCTTAACAACACCACACAAACAGCAGCCAACGTTGATGACTCTATCGATCTATCGAATATTGAAAGTGGCCACGGTGCTCAGCAAGTATTTACATCATCCTCTGACCTCGGACTGGCTGATCAGTTGGTCCCGCGATCCAAGCGACCAACTCATCGCATCAAACCAAAATGGGCCCCATTTGGGCTCGGCTTTTTGGGAATTGGTCAGAAGGTAGATACAATCGAGTGGGGTCGCAAGGAGATTGCATATTGCACCGCAGAATTAGCGAGAGGTCGAGAGCAACTGCAAAAGGATATCGAGAGTCCGGGAATAGATCATGACAAATATCCTCCTTTGAATTCAGCGTTTATCCATTTTAATCAGCAGATCGCAGCGCATATGGCAGTTCAATGCTTAGCTCACAATCAACC ATATGCGATGAACAACAGGTACATAGAGCAGTCTCCCGCCAATGTCATTTGGCGCAATCTCTCTCTCAATCAATACGAGAGAAATGTCAGGCTGGCTATATCCTGGGCCGCGACGTTTGGGCTGATCCTTCTCTGGGCCACACCTG TTGCATTCATTGGTGCTTTATCCAATGTTACCACTCTCACCGAAAAGTATCACTGGTTGTCATGGATCAATGGTAGCAGCTTTGGTAAAAAGGTGCTTCAAGGTGTAATCAGTGGTATCTTGCCACCTGTACTGCTGGCGCTCTTGATGCAAATGGTGCCGTTCATTCTACGTC AGCTCGCAGCATTTGAAGGTATTCCAAGCAGGACGGAAGTCGAGATAAACCTTATGACTCGATACTTCTTGTTTCTTGTTATT CATACCTTTTTCATTGTAACTCTTGCTTCAGGGTTAATAAGTGCAGTCCAACAATTTACCGATAATCCAGGATCAGCCGCAACGACCCTAGCTACACAAATGCCTACCGCTTCGACTTTCTTCATCACCCTCATTCTTACCCAGTTTACAGGCACGATGGGTACTTTACTGCGTGTTGTAAATTTGCTCTTGTATTATGTTAGGATCATTCTCCTTGGTGGATCTCC GCGTTCTGTATTCACTTCAAGGTACAGACTGAACCGACCGCAATTTGGGGAAACATTTCCTAGTATCACTGTATATGTAGTCATCA TGATCGCCTATTGTGTTATCTCTCCAATCATCAATGGGTTTAGTGCAGCATTTTTTGTGTTTGCAACCTTGGTCTACAAATACCTGTATATATGGGTCATTGATCAACCGCCTTCACAAGATACTGGGGGGATGTTCTTTCCGAAAGCCATAACTCATGTTTTCGTGGGCTTATATGTCCAGGAGATTTGCTTGGCAGCCATGTTTTTCCTGGTTAGAAATGATGACGGCAAAGCAACATCTGTACCACAAGGAGCTTTGATGGTTGTGTTGATTGTGATTACG ATTGCTATCCAATATACAATCGTCGTTGCGTACAGCCCCCTCAAGTCGtctctccctctttctTTAGCTCGATATAGCTTCGGCATGCCCAATAACAACTTGGACGAGAAATCCGCCTCTGAATCAGCCGACATAGGGGAGCAGAGCTCTTTGCAGATGAGCACATCAAGGGAACCTCTTGTTTCAAAAATCTTGCACCATCGTCGCGTGAAAGAAGGTCTATTAAAAGGCCATAAAGGGTTTAACAGTAGCCTTGGAAAACTCTCAAGCCTGGGAACGGAAAGACCTTCGGAGGAAACCACTCTTGCTGAGCGCGACATCGGAGCTGGACCTGATGGAAATGATATAGAGTTGGGCGTTCAGTCGACGTCTAGAGACGATCAAACTGGGGAGATGCCCACTCCATGTGCGGCCACTATTCCTGGTCCACCTATTTCACGAATACCATCAAGAGCGGTGTCTACTACCGCACCATCTGGAAATGAAGAGCAGTATTTTGCTGTTCCAGGGGGCCCAGGTGTATTGATGAGGAAGCTTGATGATGGCAATGATCCCAATGCTTTCTTCCACCCAGCAACTAAGGAGCCACAACGAATTGTATGGCTTCCACAAGATGAGTTGTGCCTATGTGAAGCTGAGCTTCAAATGAATGAAAGAGAAGGCATACACTCCAGCCATAGAGGGGCATGGCTCGACAACAAC GGGAAAGTACATATCTCTGGCCCACCTCCTGATGATATTTAA